From the genome of Chroicocephalus ridibundus chromosome 1, bChrRid1.1, whole genome shotgun sequence, one region includes:
- the MTNR1B gene encoding melatonin receptor type 1B isoform X2, whose amino-acid sequence MLENGSLRNCCDPGGRSRFGLAEREGEEAAAGAPRPAWVVTVLSGVLIFTTVVDILGNLLVIVSVFKNRKLRNSVWKRQNR is encoded by the exons ATGCTGGAGAATGGCTCCCTGAGGAACTGCTGCGACCCCGGCGGGCGGAGCCGCTTCGGCTTGGCGGAGCGGGaaggggaggaggcggcggcgggtgcCCCGCGGCCCGCCTGGGTGGTGACGGTGCTCTCAGGCGTGCTGATCTTCACCACCGTGGTGGACATCTTGGGCAACCTGCTGGTCATCGTCTCCGTCTTCAAGAACCGCAAGCTCAGGAACTCAG TTTGGAAAAGGCAAAACAG